The Enterobacter mori genomic interval ACACCGTCCGTTCTGGGATAAAGCCTTTATTGGTGGCTCGATTCTGGCAACGTTCACCCAGGGCGTGACGGTCGGCGCTGTGATTAACGGTTTCTCCGTCACCGGACGCGCGTACAGCGGCGGCCCTTTTGACTGGTTCACTGCCTTTAACTTTTTCTGTGGCGCAGGTCTGGTCATAGCTTATGCCCTGTTAGGCTCAACATGGCTGGTGATGAAAAGCGAAAATGCCCTGCAACAGCGGATGCGTGAGGTTTCAAAAACGCTGTTAATCGTCCTTCTGGTATTCATTGCGGCAATCAGTATCTGGACGCCTTTGGCGCAACCGGCTATCGCCGCACGCTGGTTTACGCTGCCGAATCTGTTTTATCTGCTGCCCGTCCCAGCGCTGGTGGCGATACTGAGCCTGTGGCAGTGGCGAAGCCTGAAGGATCCTGATAGCCATAACCTGCCGTTTGTCCTCACGCTGGGGTTGATTTTCCTCGGATTCAGCGGGCTTGGGATCAGCATCTGGCCGCACATTATCCCGCCGTCTATTACCTTATGGCAGGCCGCTGCACCACCGCAGAGTCAGGGCTTTATGTTAGTGGGGGCACTGTTGATCATTCCCGTTATTCTGGTCTACACCTTCTGGAGTTATTACGTATTTCGCGGAAAAGTACAGCATGGGGAGGGTTATCACTGATGCAACAACCTGTCTGGAAACGTCTGATGTGGCTGGCCATTATCTGGGGCGGTAGCGTCCTGGCGCTGGCCGCCGTAAGTATGTTCTTCCGCATGCTGATGGCGGCGGCGGGGTTTAAATCTCACTAACACCTTGTTCCGGGCACCATTCTGTTGCCCGGTCTCTTCTCGCACTTTCAGATAAACCCCATTAACTCGCACAGGCGTATCGTTACACTTGAATAGATTCACAGCATTGATACTTTGAGAAGAAAAATGAAAAAGCTCGTCGCAGTAACTTTTCTGAGCCTGGCCCTGGCGGGCTGCGTTAACCCGGGTAAAGCGTCCGTTCAGCCGGAGCAGCTTCAGAACCACCGTTTCGTGCTGGAAAATGTCGACGGTAAAGCCATCACCAAAACAGCAACGCAGCCTGAAATAAGCTTTAGCGCGCTGTCAGATATCAGCCTGGTTAAAAACATCACTGTCTCAGGCGTGATGTGTAACCGCTATAACGGACAGGGGAAATTGTCCGAAGGCGCGCTCACCGTTAAAACGCTGGCGATGACCCGGAAACTGTGCACTGACCCGCAGCTTAACGAACTGGATCAGGCCATTGGCGACATGCTGCGCAAAGGCGCAGAGGTCGACCTGACTGAAGACCAGTTAACGCTGGCGACAGCCGAAAAGACGCTGATGTTTAAACGCGTTGAGTAATCAGTAGTTACCGCAAGATCCCACGGCAAGCGACTGTTCACTGCAGCGCTTGCCATTTGGCAACGCGCACATACCAATCGCAGATCCGTCAAGCTGGCGAGCAACCGATAACGAACCGCCAATCATTGCACAGTTGGCTTGACCGGAGCTTGACATCGCGGCTCTCATACCTGGCGTGACGTGCGCCGCCGTTGCCTGCTGAACAGGTTCACTACTACATGCCGACAACAATAATGCGGCACACCCTACCCAAAACGCTGAGCGCATGTTCTCTCCCCCATGAATAATGACAAACCTATGCATAATAGGCACGCGGCGCCGCATCGTCGAGAGTGGATGTGCGTATTTATGCGCTCCAGAAACAATTTCTCGCAATTTTTCCGGCAAAACTTTGATCTACTCATTGATGCCGGGAATATCGAGGACACAAAAGCGAAAATCGCAAAACCTGAGCTTTGCTAAAATAAAAGGATAATTATCAGGGCTTGTTGCCGTTATACAGGCCCCTCTTTTTGCGCAATGTAAGGGTGTCGTCCTATGCAAACTATTGACGGTAATGGTGCAGTCGCGTCAGTTGCGTTCCGTGCCAGCGAAGTTATCGCCATCTACCCGATTACGCCAAGTTCCACGATGGCCGAACAGGCGGATGCCTGGGCCGGAAACGGGGTAAAAAACGTCTGGGGGGATGTCCCACGCGTGGTTGAAATGCAGTCCGAAGCGGGCGCGATTGCCGCGGTACACGGGGCGCTTCAGACAGGTGCCTTGTCCACGTCGTTTACTTCCTCTCAGGGATTGCTGCTGATGATCCCGACGTTATACAAATTAGCCGGGCAGTTGACGCCATTTGTGCTGCATGTCGCCGCACGCACGGTCGCGACTCACGCCCTCTCCATCTTTGGCGATCACTCAGACGTGATGGCGGTCCGTCAGACGGGCTGCGCCATGCTGTGCGCCAGTAGCGTCCAGGAGGCACAGGACTTCGCGCTGATTTCGCATATCGCGACGCTGAAAAGCCGCGTGCCGTTTATTCATTTCTTTGATGGGTTCCGCACTTCCCACGAAATCAACAAAATCGTTCCGCTGGCTGACGATACGATCCTCAATCTTCTGCCACAGGCTGAGATCGATGCGCACCGTGCTCGCGCCCTAAATCCGGAACATCCTGTGATTCGCGGAACCTCTGCAAACCCGGATACCTATTTCCAGTCTCGTGAAGCGACCAACCCGTGGTACGACGCGGTTTATGACCATGTTGAACAGGCGATGAATGCGTTCGCCACCGCCACCGGACGGGAGTACAAACCGTTCGAATATTATGGCCATCCGCAGGCGGAACGCGTGATCGTGCTGATGGGCTCAGCCATCGGCACCTGTGAAGAAGTGGTGGATGAACTGCTGACCCGCGGCGAAAAGGTCGGCGTGCTTAAAGTGCGGCTTTATCGTCCGTTCTCAGCTAAGCATTTGCTCTCAGCGCTTCCGGAGAGCGTGCGATCCGTTGCTGTTCTTGACCGTACCAAAGAACCGGGTGCGCACGCGGAACCGCTTTATCTGGACGTGATGACGGCCCTGGCGGAAGCGTTTAATAGCGGCGAACGTGAAATGCTGCCGCGTGTCATTGGCGGGCGCTATGGCTTGTCATCCAAAGAGTTTGGCCCGGACTGCGTACTGGCGGTCTTTAACGAGCTGAATGCAGCGAAACCAAAACCGCGCTTTACGGTCGGCATTTATGATGATGTGACTAACTTGTCCCTGTCGCTGCCGGAAAACACCCTGCCCTCGACCGCCAAACTCGAAGCGCTGTTCTATGGTCTGGGCAGCGACGGAAGCGTCTCAGCAACCAAAAACAACATCAAAATCATCGGCAATTCGACGCCGTGGTATGCCCAGGGCTATTTCGTCTATGACTCCAAAAAAGCGGGCGGGCTGACCGTTTCCCACCTGCGCGTGAGCGAACACCCTATTCGCTCGGCTTATCTTATCTCTCAGGCAGATTTTGTGGGCTGCCATCAGCTGCAGTTTATCGACAAATACCAGATGGCGGAGCGCCTGAAACCTGGCGGTATTTTCCTGATTAACACTCCGTACAGCGCTGATGAAGTCTGGGCGCGGCTGCCGCAGGAAGTGCAGGCGGTGCTGAACCAGAAAAAAGCCCGCCTTTTTGTGATTAACGCCGCCA includes:
- the cydB gene encoding cytochrome d ubiquinol oxidase subunit II; translated protein: MGIDLSLIWFVIIVFATLMYIVMDGFDLGIGILFPATQNGDDRDVMVNSVAPVWDGNETWLVLGGAALFGAFPLAYAVIIDALTIPLTLMLIGLIFRGVAFEFRFKATPAHRPFWDKAFIGGSILATFTQGVTVGAVINGFSVTGRAYSGGPFDWFTAFNFFCGAGLVIAYALLGSTWLVMKSENALQQRMREVSKTLLIVLLVFIAAISIWTPLAQPAIAARWFTLPNLFYLLPVPALVAILSLWQWRSLKDPDSHNLPFVLTLGLIFLGFSGLGISIWPHIIPPSITLWQAAAPPQSQGFMLVGALLIIPVILVYTFWSYYVFRGKVQHGEGYH
- a CDS encoding putative hemolysin; amino-acid sequence: MRSAFWVGCAALLLSACSSEPVQQATAAHVTPGMRAAMSSSGQANCAMIGGSLSVARQLDGSAIGMCALPNGKRCSEQSLAVGSCGNY
- the hslJ gene encoding heat shock protein HslJ, whose translation is MKKLVAVTFLSLALAGCVNPGKASVQPEQLQNHRFVLENVDGKAITKTATQPEISFSALSDISLVKNITVSGVMCNRYNGQGKLSEGALTVKTLAMTRKLCTDPQLNELDQAIGDMLRKGAEVDLTEDQLTLATAEKTLMFKRVE
- a CDS encoding DUF2474 domain-containing protein, with translation MQQPVWKRLMWLAIIWGGSVLALAAVSMFFRMLMAAAGFKSH